From the Blastopirellula marina genome, one window contains:
- a CDS encoding aldose 1-epimerase yields MSLEVLEIRDPATGSFAKITPSFGFNCFQFVAKLDDQHVDVLWAAKDFVEGTARPSSSGIPILFPFPGRLKGTKLIWEDREFTIPEGDGRGNAIHGFVMNRSWRVVEQTESKVTAEFQASQDDATLLEQWPADFKIQVTYEVSGSTLSGTYRVENPGTKPLPFGLGTHPYFHVPIGGNSADACEIIVPFTFTWEFKDQLASGNQFNRDSDPFIPLLFKDTQFDNGFGGLECEDGICTTSIHDPESGRTIEQQFDDQFESVVLYNPGHREAFCIEPYTCIPDAFQLRRQGYNGGLRVLAGGDTFETTVRIRVK; encoded by the coding sequence ATGAGTTTGGAAGTCCTCGAAATTCGCGACCCAGCCACCGGATCGTTTGCCAAGATTACCCCGAGCTTTGGATTCAATTGTTTCCAGTTTGTTGCCAAACTCGACGATCAGCACGTCGACGTACTTTGGGCGGCCAAAGATTTCGTCGAGGGAACGGCCCGCCCTTCGAGCAGTGGCATTCCCATTCTCTTCCCATTCCCGGGACGCCTAAAAGGGACCAAACTTATCTGGGAAGATCGCGAATTCACTATCCCGGAAGGGGACGGACGCGGCAATGCGATCCATGGTTTTGTCATGAATCGATCGTGGCGCGTAGTCGAGCAAACCGAGTCGAAAGTAACCGCCGAGTTTCAAGCTTCTCAGGACGATGCCACCCTTCTGGAACAATGGCCGGCCGATTTCAAGATCCAAGTCACCTACGAAGTCTCTGGCTCGACGTTGTCTGGCACCTATCGAGTAGAGAACCCCGGCACCAAACCTCTGCCGTTTGGACTGGGAACGCACCCCTACTTCCACGTTCCCATCGGCGGCAACTCTGCGGACGCTTGCGAGATCATCGTTCCTTTCACGTTCACATGGGAATTCAAAGATCAACTGGCCAGCGGCAATCAATTCAATCGCGACTCCGATCCATTTATTCCGTTGCTGTTTAAGGATACCCAGTTCGATAACGGCTTCGGCGGACTCGAATGCGAGGATGGTATCTGCACCACTTCAATTCACGACCCCGAATCAGGGCGCACGATCGAGCAGCAGTTCGACGATCAATTCGAATCGGTCGTGCTCTACAATCCCGGCCATCGCGAAGCATTTTGTATCGAACCGTACACGTGCATTCCCGATGCGTTCCAGTTGCGACGCCAAGGGTACAACGGCGGCTTGCGTGTTCTGGCCGGCGGCGATACTTTCGAGACGACCGTTCGCATTCGCGTGAAGTAG
- a CDS encoding ABC transporter permease, with translation MSTATYELTNTAPSIRKRLFEVPGMWIGGGLIFTFVFCAIFAGVIAPYGSDDRDGKNQPPSAAHWLGTDTNEKDVLTRVIYGSRLSLIASITSISCAVVMGVGLGLLAGYRGGRTDMLVMRLIDIWLSFPSLLIAFLVIAAMRPGWTAVILAVALINVPVFARQIRAEMLSLKHAAYVEAAIAAGASPLYLIAFVFLPAVSGTIWVLATLGLGHAILEVAGLSFLGIAGDPSNAEWGSMLVEAKGELHVTIWPAIAPGIAISLTILGFNLFGDGLRELLSRRSRSF, from the coding sequence TTGAGTACTGCGACGTACGAACTAACCAATACCGCGCCGTCGATTCGCAAGCGGCTCTTTGAAGTGCCTGGGATGTGGATTGGGGGGGGCTTAATCTTTACGTTTGTGTTCTGTGCGATCTTCGCCGGAGTGATTGCTCCGTATGGCAGTGACGATCGAGACGGAAAGAATCAGCCTCCCAGTGCCGCGCATTGGCTTGGGACCGATACCAACGAGAAAGATGTTCTGACGCGGGTGATCTATGGTTCCCGGCTATCTCTCATCGCCAGTATCACGTCGATCAGCTGCGCGGTGGTAATGGGGGTAGGGCTGGGGTTGCTGGCCGGCTATCGAGGGGGACGCACCGACATGCTGGTCATGCGGCTGATCGATATCTGGCTTTCGTTTCCTAGTTTGCTGATCGCCTTCCTGGTGATCGCCGCGATGCGACCTGGCTGGACAGCCGTGATTCTGGCGGTGGCTTTGATCAATGTGCCCGTCTTTGCCAGGCAGATCCGCGCCGAGATGCTTTCGCTCAAACATGCAGCATACGTCGAAGCGGCCATCGCGGCAGGTGCATCGCCCCTTTACTTGATCGCCTTTGTTTTTCTTCCAGCGGTGAGCGGCACGATCTGGGTGCTGGCGACGCTGGGACTGGGGCATGCCATCCTGGAAGTGGCCGGGCTCTCGTTTCTAGGCATTGCAGGCGATCCGTCGAATGCCGAGTGGGGGTCGATGCTAGTCGAGGCGAAGGGGGAACTTCACGTTACCATCTGGCCGGCGATTGCTCCGGGCATTGCCATTTCGCTGACGATCTTGGGATTCAATCTATTCGGAGACGGTCTCAGAGAGCTGCTGAGTCGACGCTCGCGAAGCTTCTAA
- a CDS encoding ABC transporter permease, translated as MLLQRLAQAVVTMLIAVLAIFVAVRVLPANPVIAQFGQHAVPEKIEKEMEERGWNKPLWQQAIAFAGQIAQGNLGESFARPGEKISTRLSQAVPATLELTFAAMLIAIPLGVVVGTIAALWRNSWPDWISMAVALLGVSIPVFFLAICLIMAFPMMPTGSRLPPATFHDLHTEFYFFESLLTGNFQLATTSARHLMLPAIALSTIPLAVVSRVTRNSMLEVFDADYLRTARAKGAGFLRVIARHAFPNASLSVLNIVGFQLGMLLSGAILTETVFNWPGLGRYVVDAIRDYDYSVVQACALVLACIFVTLNLTLDVLFLLLDPRLREGNRS; from the coding sequence ATGCTTCTGCAGCGGTTGGCTCAGGCCGTCGTTACCATGCTGATTGCGGTTCTGGCCATATTCGTTGCCGTCCGCGTGCTTCCGGCCAATCCGGTCATCGCCCAGTTCGGCCAGCATGCCGTGCCGGAGAAGATCGAAAAGGAAATGGAAGAACGCGGCTGGAATAAGCCGTTGTGGCAGCAAGCGATCGCTTTTGCCGGACAGATTGCCCAAGGCAACTTGGGAGAATCGTTTGCTCGACCAGGCGAAAAAATTAGTACCCGCCTCAGCCAAGCTGTTCCGGCCACGCTAGAACTGACGTTCGCTGCCATGCTGATCGCGATTCCCCTTGGGGTTGTCGTGGGGACGATCGCCGCACTGTGGCGAAACTCCTGGCCAGACTGGATCTCGATGGCAGTTGCCCTGCTCGGTGTGAGTATCCCGGTCTTCTTTCTCGCAATTTGCTTGATCATGGCCTTTCCGATGATGCCCACTGGCTCTCGGCTACCGCCTGCGACGTTTCATGATTTGCACACCGAGTTTTACTTCTTCGAATCACTCCTGACGGGAAACTTTCAACTGGCGACCACCAGTGCTCGGCATTTGATGCTGCCAGCGATTGCGTTATCGACAATTCCCTTGGCGGTTGTTTCTCGCGTGACGCGTAACAGCATGCTGGAAGTGTTTGACGCGGACTACCTGAGAACGGCACGAGCCAAGGGGGCTGGTTTTTTGCGGGTGATTGCTCGGCACGCGTTTCCTAACGCGTCGCTCTCGGTGCTTAATATCGTCGGCTTTCAATTGGGTATGCTGCTTTCCGGGGCGATCCTGACAGAAACCGTATTCAATTGGCCGGGGCTGGGACGCTATGTCGTCGATGCGATTCGTGACTACGACTATTCGGTGGTGCAGGCATGTGCGTTGGTACTGGCGTGCATCTTCGTCACGTTGAACCTGACACTGGACGTGCTGTTTCTGCTCCTCGATCCTCGTCTGCGTGAAGGGAATCGAAGTTGA
- a CDS encoding ABC transporter substrate-binding protein, with protein MEFSRAFQSSCILFCFTFLTACGGGSPTVSDTLIYGRGGDANALDPIHTDIGESVKVIVNIFEPLVAYDEETLDLVPGVAESWETSEDGREWTFKLRPNVKFHDETPLNAEAVVFTFERILDPDHPHVHNNIIPYYSSYTQIEKVEAVDDLTVKFTLKQPQATFLANIAMFPSGIVSPTAVKKYGADFTRHPVGTGPFQFVHWKPKQEIVLSRFDDYWGEPAGVKQVVFLPSEESSIRVTQLKRGEIHIADNLPPSEVDGLEKTPGVVVQSTPGINIGYLTMQTRKPPLDKPEVRQAICYAIDRDRLIEVAYAGHAQKAKTMVPPTLWGHSDDVPGREFDLEKAKQLLEEASKKYGFALPLKLELFVMDQPRPYMQQPRQTAIFIKDALEKVGFQIDIITNDIGQHFQRMTRGEHQLGLSGWSADIADPHNFLSTLLHSENINEIGGNNLSQYKNEEVDKLLDAAQFELDQEKRTQLYKQAQRLIYEDAPVLPLVHVPVRIAQRDFVKGYKLHPSSQVRLKSARIAEQ; from the coding sequence ATGGAATTTTCGAGAGCTTTTCAGTCTAGCTGTATTCTTTTCTGTTTTACTTTTTTGACGGCATGTGGCGGCGGTTCGCCGACGGTGTCCGATACGCTCATTTACGGGCGAGGGGGGGATGCGAATGCCCTCGACCCGATTCACACCGATATTGGTGAATCGGTCAAAGTCATCGTGAATATCTTCGAGCCGCTGGTCGCCTACGATGAAGAGACGCTCGACCTGGTTCCCGGCGTTGCCGAATCTTGGGAAACGAGCGAAGACGGGCGCGAGTGGACATTCAAGTTGCGGCCGAACGTCAAGTTCCACGATGAAACGCCGCTGAATGCCGAAGCGGTTGTCTTCACTTTCGAGCGGATCCTGGACCCCGATCACCCTCACGTTCACAACAACATCATTCCTTACTACTCGAGCTATACGCAGATCGAGAAGGTGGAAGCAGTCGATGACTTGACGGTGAAGTTCACGCTGAAACAGCCTCAGGCAACGTTCCTGGCCAATATTGCGATGTTTCCGTCGGGGATTGTCAGCCCCACGGCCGTGAAGAAGTACGGAGCCGACTTTACCCGTCACCCGGTTGGGACCGGCCCGTTTCAGTTTGTGCATTGGAAGCCGAAGCAGGAAATCGTGTTGTCTCGCTTCGATGACTATTGGGGAGAGCCGGCCGGTGTTAAGCAGGTTGTCTTTCTACCGAGTGAAGAAAGCTCGATCCGTGTGACACAGCTCAAACGTGGCGAGATTCACATTGCCGACAATCTTCCTCCATCGGAAGTCGATGGGTTAGAGAAAACGCCTGGGGTGGTCGTGCAGTCGACCCCAGGGATCAATATCGGTTACCTCACCATGCAAACGCGGAAGCCGCCGCTGGATAAGCCAGAGGTTCGCCAGGCTATTTGTTATGCGATCGACCGCGATCGTTTGATCGAAGTCGCCTACGCTGGACATGCCCAGAAGGCCAAGACCATGGTCCCGCCGACGCTGTGGGGACATAGCGATGACGTGCCAGGCAGAGAGTTCGATCTAGAAAAGGCCAAGCAGCTTTTAGAGGAAGCGTCGAAGAAGTATGGCTTCGCGTTGCCGCTGAAGCTGGAACTCTTCGTGATGGATCAGCCGCGTCCTTACATGCAGCAGCCCCGGCAGACGGCGATCTTTATCAAGGATGCGTTAGAGAAGGTTGGATTTCAGATTGACATCATCACCAACGATATCGGGCAACATTTTCAGCGGATGACACGGGGTGAGCATCAGTTGGGCCTCAGTGGTTGGAGTGCCGATATCGCCGATCCACATAACTTCCTGAGTACACTGCTGCATTCCGAGAACATCAACGAGATTGGCGGTAATAACCTGAGCCAGTACAAGAACGAAGAGGTCGACAAGCTGCTGGATGCGGCTCAGTTTGAGCTCGATCAGGAAAAACGGACGCAGCTTTACAAGCAGGCTCAGCGGCTGATTTACGAAGATGCTCCGGTGTTGCCGCTGGTTCACGTACCGGTGCGGATTGCCCAACGCGACTTTGTGAAAGGGTACAAGTTGCATCCTTCGTCGCAAGTTCGCTTAAAATCTGCTCGAATTGCGGAGCAGTAA